From a single Adhaeribacter swui genomic region:
- a CDS encoding carboxylesterase/lipase family protein — MIKAAKVSVLFILLLAGVFAFYPVPASLDIIKIQSGQISGAKSKDGQIAIYKGIPFAAPPVGDLRWRAPQPVKSWSGVRACTQFGPSPMQAEPKPFSMWSAEFLIPKEPISEDCLYLNVWTGAKTATERRPVLVWIYGGGFNSGGAGVPIYDGEAMAHQGLVFVSMNYRVGPFGFFAHPELSKESGTNASGNYGLLDQIAALRWVKQNIATFGGDPNNVTIAGQSAGSMSVNYLVASPLAKNLFKRAIAQSGANFTRGSITLPQAEEEGVKIAQTLNATSLADLRKLPAATVHEKIKGTRPIVDGYVVPETVAQIFAAGKANPVDLLTGWNEEEGLTMGPLKNATEFQKLGEQQYGANAADFLKFYPASTDAEAEKSQLRLSRDLIFGVQNYAWANVQNQQYKQKVYVYRFTRKVPATGEYKKYGAFHTGEVPYAYNNLKFVDRPWEPADHELARIMSGYWANFARTGNPNGAKLPVWPVYQPTDKKIMILDLQPTAKAMSDAAALDFLYQQTASK, encoded by the coding sequence ATGATAAAAGCTGCAAAAGTATCTGTACTATTTATTCTGCTGTTAGCGGGGGTGTTTGCTTTTTACCCGGTGCCCGCCAGTTTAGATATTATTAAAATTCAGTCGGGTCAGATTTCCGGTGCTAAAAGTAAAGATGGCCAGATTGCCATTTATAAAGGTATTCCGTTTGCGGCTCCGCCCGTGGGCGATTTACGCTGGCGGGCGCCCCAGCCGGTAAAATCGTGGTCGGGCGTGCGGGCGTGTACGCAATTTGGGCCAAGCCCCATGCAAGCCGAGCCGAAGCCTTTTAGCATGTGGAGCGCCGAGTTTTTAATTCCCAAAGAACCCATCAGCGAAGATTGCTTGTACCTGAACGTGTGGACAGGCGCTAAAACCGCTACCGAAAGAAGACCGGTACTGGTTTGGATTTACGGCGGCGGTTTTAACAGCGGCGGCGCCGGCGTACCCATTTACGACGGCGAAGCCATGGCACACCAAGGCCTGGTGTTTGTTAGCATGAACTACCGGGTAGGGCCGTTTGGCTTTTTCGCACATCCGGAGCTAAGCAAAGAATCCGGTACAAATGCTTCCGGTAATTATGGGTTACTAGATCAAATTGCGGCTTTGCGCTGGGTAAAACAAAACATTGCGACATTTGGCGGCGATCCTAACAACGTAACAATTGCGGGACAATCGGCGGGTTCCATGAGCGTAAATTACCTGGTAGCCTCGCCATTGGCGAAAAACTTATTCAAAAGGGCCATTGCCCAAAGTGGTGCTAATTTTACGCGCGGTAGTATTACGCTGCCGCAAGCGGAGGAAGAAGGCGTTAAAATAGCGCAAACGTTAAACGCTACCTCCCTGGCCGATTTAAGAAAACTACCCGCTGCCACCGTGCACGAAAAAATAAAAGGCACGCGCCCCATTGTAGATGGGTACGTAGTGCCCGAAACCGTTGCCCAAATTTTTGCGGCGGGCAAAGCTAACCCCGTGGATTTACTTACCGGCTGGAACGAAGAAGAAGGTCTGACCATGGGGCCGCTGAAGAATGCCACAGAATTTCAAAAATTAGGGGAACAACAATACGGCGCCAATGCCGCCGATTTTTTAAAATTTTACCCCGCCAGCACCGATGCCGAAGCCGAAAAGTCGCAGTTAAGGCTCTCGCGCGATTTGATTTTTGGTGTTCAGAATTATGCCTGGGCCAACGTGCAAAATCAGCAGTATAAACAAAAGGTATACGTGTACCGGTTTACGCGCAAAGTGCCGGCCACCGGCGAGTATAAAAAGTACGGTGCTTTCCATACCGGCGAAGTGCCCTACGCTTACAATAATTTAAAATTTGTAGACCGGCCCTGGGAACCTGCCGATCACGAACTGGCCAGAATCATGTCGGGGTATTGGGCTAATTTTGCGCGTACGGGTAACCCCAACGGGGCAAAGCTTCCGGTATGGCCTGTCTACCAGCCTACTGATAAAAAAATCATGATTTTAGACCTGCAGCCGACGGCCAAAGCCATGTCCGATGCGGCCGCCCTCGACTTTTTATACCAACAAACCGCAAGCAAGTAG